The Phyllopteryx taeniolatus isolate TA_2022b chromosome 7, UOR_Ptae_1.2, whole genome shotgun sequence genome has a segment encoding these proteins:
- the pdcb gene encoding phosducin b isoform X1, whose product MCDKIDLEETATHTGPKGVINDWRRFKLESMEQENLPPAKRELLRQMSSPHRQKDDSRVNLNRKMSVQEYELLKEEDEGCLKKYRKRCMQEMHDKLSFGPKFEGVHDLDSGEAFLEVIEKEHHSTVVVVHIYKIGVKGCEELNNCLDCLAAEYPTVKFCRIDAVSSGAAERFSDEVLPTLLVYKAGELLGNFLACTQYLNEEFFATDVEAFLNSYGLLPEKEMPTIDDEEENDLE is encoded by the exons ATGTGTGACAAGATTGACCTGGAAGAAACGGCAACCCACACGG GTCCCAAGGGAGTCATCAATGACTGGAGGAGGTTTAAATTGGAGAGCATGGAGCAGGAAAACCTTCCACCTGCAAAACGGGAACTGCTCAGACAAATGTCATCTCCTCATCGGCAAAAGGATGACTCGAGGGTAAATCTTAATCGCAAG ATGAGTGTGCAGGAGTATGAACTGCttaaggaggaggatgagggcTGTCTCAAGAAATACAGAAAGCGGTGCATGCAGGAGATGCATGATAAGCTAAGTTTTGGGCCAAAGTTTGAAGGTGTGCACGACCTCGACAGCGGGGAGGCCTTCCTTGAAGTCATTGAGAAGGAACATCACAGCACAGTGGTCGTAGTCCATATCTACAAGATTGGAGTCAAAGGCTGTGAAGAGCTGAACAACTGCCTCGACTGTCTGGCTGCAGAGTATCCCACTGTTAAGTTCTGCAGGATTGATGCAGTTTCCTCAGGTGCTGCTGAGAGATTCTCAGATGAGGTGTTGCCTACGCTTTTGGTCTACAAGGCAGGTGAACTCCTAGGGAACTTCTTGGCCTGCACTCAGTACTTAAATGAGGAGTTCTTTGCTACAGATGTTGAGGCTTTCCTCAACAGCTATGGTTTGTTGCCAGAGAAAGAAATGCCTACGATagatgatgaagaggagaaTGATTTGGAGTAA
- the pdcb gene encoding phosducin b isoform X2: protein MCDKIDLEETATHTGPKGVINDWRRFKLESMEQENLPPAKRELLRQMSSPHRQKDDSRMSVQEYELLKEEDEGCLKKYRKRCMQEMHDKLSFGPKFEGVHDLDSGEAFLEVIEKEHHSTVVVVHIYKIGVKGCEELNNCLDCLAAEYPTVKFCRIDAVSSGAAERFSDEVLPTLLVYKAGELLGNFLACTQYLNEEFFATDVEAFLNSYGLLPEKEMPTIDDEEENDLE from the exons ATGTGTGACAAGATTGACCTGGAAGAAACGGCAACCCACACGG GTCCCAAGGGAGTCATCAATGACTGGAGGAGGTTTAAATTGGAGAGCATGGAGCAGGAAAACCTTCCACCTGCAAAACGGGAACTGCTCAGACAAATGTCATCTCCTCATCGGCAAAAGGATGACTCGAGG ATGAGTGTGCAGGAGTATGAACTGCttaaggaggaggatgagggcTGTCTCAAGAAATACAGAAAGCGGTGCATGCAGGAGATGCATGATAAGCTAAGTTTTGGGCCAAAGTTTGAAGGTGTGCACGACCTCGACAGCGGGGAGGCCTTCCTTGAAGTCATTGAGAAGGAACATCACAGCACAGTGGTCGTAGTCCATATCTACAAGATTGGAGTCAAAGGCTGTGAAGAGCTGAACAACTGCCTCGACTGTCTGGCTGCAGAGTATCCCACTGTTAAGTTCTGCAGGATTGATGCAGTTTCCTCAGGTGCTGCTGAGAGATTCTCAGATGAGGTGTTGCCTACGCTTTTGGTCTACAAGGCAGGTGAACTCCTAGGGAACTTCTTGGCCTGCACTCAGTACTTAAATGAGGAGTTCTTTGCTACAGATGTTGAGGCTTTCCTCAACAGCTATGGTTTGTTGCCAGAGAAAGAAATGCCTACGATagatgatgaagaggagaaTGATTTGGAGTAA